The Qipengyuania aurantiaca genome contains the following window.
GCCATTCATCCCCATCCTCCATGAACCCGGTCAGCACCGGCATGCCGAGCAGCTTGCGATTGCGCAGGCTGGCGTTGCGGTTGTTGACGTCGCGCTGGTCCACGCCCTGCGGCGGGGCGACGAGGAATTTGGTGATCCGTCCGCACAGGGACTTCCCGCAATCGCCAATCGTGATGACCGCATCGCGTTCCTCGGTCACCCAGCGCCCTTCGACCGGTTGCGCCGCCAGCAAGGGCGATGCAAGCAAGAGGGCGGCAAGGGCGAGGACGGGCTTCTTCATCTCGGTAGTCTCCGAAGGCGGGAGGCGCTTATGGCGTGTGTGGCGCGCGCCCGATGAACCTCAGCCGAAGCCCGCGCCGCGCGGGGCCTGCCGGGGCGTGATCGCCATGACTTTGAACAATTCGCCCATCTCGCCGGTTCCGGTGAGCCGCTTGTAGGCGCGCGCGATCTCGTCCGCATGGGCGGGGCTGCGCTCGCTCAGTGCCTTGGCGCGCAGGCCGAGACCCATGGCATCGAGCCATGCGCCTTGCGTCGCCGTCTCCACCGCCAGCCCCTCGCGCCGGGCGATTTGCGCAAGTTCGGCAAAGTCGACCAGCGCGGTCAGGTCCATTTCGCCCGGCGCGTCGAATACGCCGACCTTCTGATGGGCCTTCACCGCTTGCAGCGTCTCGCCCGTGCGGGGTTCGAGATAGCCATAGTCAATGAACAGCGCCGCGCCGCCCTGCCGGTCGATCCTGCGGGCAATATCCTCGATCACCGCAGCGGCACCGGGGCAGGTTTCGAGGACCGTGCCGACCTCTGCCGCGCGGCGGCCTTCGGGCACGGCGTCGTCCATCGGGTTGGGTCCGGCGGCAAAGACGAAGCGCTCGCCATCGAGGGCGACCATGCGTTCGCGCCAGCCGCGCTCCGTCATCACCAGCTGGCGGATCGGCAGCGCGTCGAGGAATTCGTTGGCGACTATATACAGCGGACGGTCGTCGGGGAGCGTGTCGATGCTCTCGTGAAACTGCGCTTCCGCGACTGCGCCGGCCTGCACTTCGCGCAGCGCGGCAGACCCTTCAACGAGGTGGATGGGTGGTCGCAATCCCTGGCTCGCCATCGCCCTCAGCGCATCGCGCGCCAGCGTGCCGCGACCGGGGCCAAGCTCGGCGTAGGCTGCGTCGGGCCGCCCCGAGCGGCTCCACAGATCGGCGATCCACAGGCCCACCATCTCGCCGAACATCTGGCTGATTTCGGGCGCGGTGGTGAAGTCCCCGCCCGCACCCAGCGGATCGCGGCTGGTGTAATAGCGCGCGTTGCTTTCGCCCATGTAGCGCGACACGGGCATCGGCCCGTGCCGCTCTATGAGCCGTCGGAAGCTGGCGGCGAGTTCGGTGGTCGACCCGCCCTTGCTCATGCCGCCAGAGGCTTCGACGGGGTCTTCTTGCCCCCGACAGGCGGCTTCATCAGCGCGTAGATCATCACCGCCACGCCCACCGCGATCATCGGCAGGCTCAGCCACTGACCTCGGCTGAGGCCGGTTTCCGCGACGACATAGGCAAGATGCGCGTCGGGTTCGCGGAAGAACTCGTTGACGAAGCGGCCCAGCCCCATGCCGACGGTAAAGATGCCGACGAGGAGGCCGGCACGGTAGCGCGCACGGGTCTTCCAGAAGAGCGCGATCAGCAGGACGCCGAGCAGCAGGCCTTCAAGTCCCGCCTGGTAGAGCTGGCTCGGGTGGCGTGCGAGATCGCCGCCGCCGGGGAAGACCATGGCCCAGGGCACATCCCCTTCGACCGGGCGACCGTAGAGTTCGCCGTTGATGAAGTTGGCGATGCGGCCCAGCATGTAGCCGATCGGCACGTTGACTGCGATGTAATCGCACACGCGCAGCCAGTTGAGGCCGCCGCGCCAGGCAACCCAGCTGATCGCCACCAGCACGCCGATTACCCCGCCATGGAAGCTCATGCCGCCGTTCCACAGCTGGAACAGCTCGACCCCGCCGAACAGTTCGGGCTGGTAGAAAGCGGCATAGCCGAGCCGGCCGCCGAGGATCACGCCGAGCGTGCAGTAGAAGAAAAGATCGTCCGCATGGCGCTGCGCCAGCGGGGCGCCGGGCGACTTGATCATCTTCGACAGGTGCCAATAGGCGAACAGGATGCCGAGCAGGTAGGCGAGCGAATAATAGCGCAGCTGGAAGCTGCCGATCTCGAACAGATAGGGGCGCAGGCCCAGCTCCGCCCACTGGATCGGTTCCGAAGCAGCCGCAGTGGCGGCCAGTAGTGACAGCAAGGTCTTATCCCCTTAGAGACATCTCGAAAGCCGCATCGGCGCGACCCGTTTCGGGGCGGCTTTTGGCATAGCAGGCCTTTTGGGGAAAGCCTGTCTCGCATCCTTCACCGGTATTTGCCGGGAGCTGCGGATTTGCCCGCGCACGCATTATGGAGAGGACCTGACACCACCATGCCGACCGAACTCGACAAGGACATCCAGCGTTTCACTGCCGCCGTCACGGCTCCCGGACAGATGTTCGAAACCGTCCCCACGACGCGCCGCGGCGTCGAAATGCCTTCCTTCAAGAACGCCCCGCCCAGCCTGGCGCATTATTTCGCCCACTTCTGCAACGATCCGGAAAAGAAGGACGCGGTTTTCCTGGTCGATGGCGATCTGCGCATGACCTTCGGCGAAGTCTACGCCGCGGCGACCTGCGTGGCGCATGGGCTGGTGACGAAGCACGGCCTCCAGAAGGGCGACCGCGTCGGCATCGCCGCGCGCAATTCGGTCAACTGGATCCTTGCCTATATGGGCACGCTGATGGCGGGTGGCTGCGCCACGCTGCTCAACGGCTGGTGGACCGGCGAGGAAATGGCCTACGGCATCGATTTGTGCGAATGCTCGCTGGTCCTGGCCGACCCGCAGCGCGCCAAGCGTTTCGAAGGGCAGGACATCAAGTCCAAGGTCGTCGTCTTCGACCACGGCGTGCCGTCGGAAGGTCTCGCCGAAATCTGGGAGCCGGGCGACACGGCGATGAAGATGCTCGGCGAAATCGGTCCGCAAGACCTCGCCACCATCCTTTACACCTCGGGTTCGACCGGCAATCCCAAGGGCGCCTATTCCGATCATTTGGGCGTGGTCTCGGGCACGATGAATTACGTTGCGCAGACCGCGATGATCCTGCAAATTTTGACCGCGCGCGGCGAAGCGCCGACCGTGCAGCCTAGCGCGCTGGTCGCCGTGCCGCTGTTCCACGTCACCGGCGAGGTGCCCCTGTTCCTCCAGAGCTTTGCGCTTGGCCGCAAGCTGGTGCTGATGCCCAAGTGGGACGCGCGGGAGGCGCTGCGCCTGCTCGACGAGGAAAAGATCACCTATTTCGTCGGCGTCCCGCTCATGAGCTACGAGATGGCGACGCACCCCGAACGCGACCAGTTCGACCTTTCGCAGTGCAAGAGCTTCGCCGCCGGCGGCGCGCCGCGTCCGCCCGAGCACGTCACCAAGATCAAGGAGGCTTTCCCCGATGGCTTCCCGCTCTTGGGCTACGGCCTGACCGAGACCAACGCGGTCGGCTGCGGCAATCTGAACGAAAACTACATCAACAAGCCCGGCTCCACCGGCATGCCGTCGAGGCCGCTGGTGGACATGGCCATCCTCGACGATGACGGTAACAAGTTGGCGCAGGGCGAAGTGGGCGAGGTCTGCATCCGTTCGGTCGCCAATTTCCTCGGCTATTGGAAGAACGAGGAAGCGACCGCGGCGGCCTATACCGACGATGCCTATTTCCGCACCGGCGACCTCGGCTATCTCGACGAGGACGAGTACCTCTTCATCGTCGACCGCAAGAAGGACATCATCATCCGCGGCGGCGAGAACATCTCCTGCATCGAAGTGGAGGAAGCCATCTACGCGCATCCCGCCGTCGCCGAATGCAGCGTGTTCGGCGTTCCCGACGAGCGGCTCGGCGAAATCCCGGCCGCGGTCTATTTCACGCATGAGGGCAAGGATCTTAGCCCCGAAGAGCTGACCGAGTTCCTGCGTGAACATATCGCCGCCTTCAAGGTGCCCGCGCACCTGTGGCGCGCCAGCGACCACCTGCCGCGCCTCGGCACGCAGAAGGTCGACAAGCGCAGCGTGAAGGCGACTTACGCAGAAAGCATCAAGGCCGCTTGACCGAACCCGTAATCCCCGACCAGCGCGCGATCTTCGACCGGCGCGAAATCGCCTCCCGGATCGAGGCGCTGGTCGAGGATCAGGGCGCACAATCGCGCCAAGGCGTCGTCGACTTGCTCAAGGCCGCGCTCGAAAGCGGGCGCGCCGAGATGGAGCGGCGGCTGGAGGCGCGACCCTCGGCCGGCCACGCGGTGGCGGGCGGCTATTCCTTCCTCGTCGACCAGCTGGTGCGGGTCATCCATGAATATGTGACGCATCACACCTACCCCAACGCCAACCGCAGCGCGGGCGAGCGGCTCGCCGTGATGGCGGTGGGCGGATACGGGCGCGCCGAGATGGCGCCGCATTCGGATGTCGACATCGCCTTCCTCGTCGGCGAACGCCGCAACGCCTGGTGCGAGCAGGTGGTCGAGGCGATGCTCTACCTGATGTGGGACTTGGGGCTGAAGGTCGGCCATTCCACCCGCACGCTGGACGAGGCGATCCGGCTGGCGAAGGACGATCTCACCATCCGCACCGCGCTCCTTGAAGGGCGGTATGTCTGGGGCGACCGCGATCTCTACGAGGAGGGCGAACGCCGCTACACGCTGGAGGTCGTGAAGGGGAACGAGCGCGCTTTCCTCATGCAGAAACTGGAAGAGCGGAACAATCGTCACAAGCGGATGGGCGACAGCCGTTATGTCGTCGAACCCAATGTGAAGGACGGCAAGGGGGGCCTGCGCGACCTGCAGACCCTCTACTGGATCGGCAAGTTCATCCACCGCGTTTCCAGCGCGTCGGAACTGGTCGGCGCGGGGCTGATGACCGAGGCCGAATACCGCAATTTCCGCCGCGCCGAACGCTTCCTCCTCGCCGTGCGCTGCCACATGCACATCATCACGGGGCGCGCCGAGGACCGGCTTACTTTCGATTTGCAGCGGCAGGTGGCCGAGCGGATGAACTTCGCCGAACGCCCGGGCCGACGCGCGGTCGAACGCTTCATGCAGTTCTATTTCCTCCAGGCGAAGCGGGTCGGCAGCCTGACCGGCGTCTTCCTCGCCCATATCGAGGACGATCTGGCGAAGAGTTCGGCGCGAAAGGGATTTTTCGCCGGCTGGCGGCCCAAGGCGCGCGATGTGAAGGGCTACCGGGTGTTCGGCGGGCGAATTGCCGCGCCTTCGGACGACTGGTTCGCCAAGGACCCGGTGCGCCTCGTCGAGATCTTCCAGATCGCCGAGAGCGAGGAACTGGAAATTCATCCCGAGACCATGCGACAGGCGGCGCGCGATGCGAAGCTGAT
Protein-coding sequences here:
- a CDS encoding class I SAM-dependent methyltransferase, with amino-acid sequence MSKGGSTTELAASFRRLIERHGPMPVSRYMGESNARYYTSRDPLGAGGDFTTAPEISQMFGEMVGLWIADLWSRSGRPDAAYAELGPGRGTLARDALRAMASQGLRPPIHLVEGSAALREVQAGAVAEAQFHESIDTLPDDRPLYIVANEFLDALPIRQLVMTERGWRERMVALDGERFVFAAGPNPMDDAVPEGRRAAEVGTVLETCPGAAAVIEDIARRIDRQGGAALFIDYGYLEPRTGETLQAVKAHQKVGVFDAPGEMDLTALVDFAELAQIARREGLAVETATQGAWLDAMGLGLRAKALSERSPAHADEIARAYKRLTGTGEMGELFKVMAITPRQAPRGAGFG
- the lgt gene encoding prolipoprotein diacylglyceryl transferase, translated to MLSLLAATAAASEPIQWAELGLRPYLFEIGSFQLRYYSLAYLLGILFAYWHLSKMIKSPGAPLAQRHADDLFFYCTLGVILGGRLGYAAFYQPELFGGVELFQLWNGGMSFHGGVIGVLVAISWVAWRGGLNWLRVCDYIAVNVPIGYMLGRIANFINGELYGRPVEGDVPWAMVFPGGGDLARHPSQLYQAGLEGLLLGVLLIALFWKTRARYRAGLLVGIFTVGMGLGRFVNEFFREPDAHLAYVVAETGLSRGQWLSLPMIAVGVAVMIYALMKPPVGGKKTPSKPLAA
- a CDS encoding DUF2147 domain-containing protein, with the translated sequence MKKPVLALAALLLASPLLAAQPVEGRWVTEERDAVITIGDCGKSLCGRITKFLVAPPQGVDQRDVNNRNASLRNRKLLGMPVLTGFMEDGDEWRGQIYDPKSGKTYRSIIRRLNATTLQVKGCLGPFCQTQTWKRAR
- a CDS encoding class I adenylate-forming enzyme family protein, with product MPTELDKDIQRFTAAVTAPGQMFETVPTTRRGVEMPSFKNAPPSLAHYFAHFCNDPEKKDAVFLVDGDLRMTFGEVYAAATCVAHGLVTKHGLQKGDRVGIAARNSVNWILAYMGTLMAGGCATLLNGWWTGEEMAYGIDLCECSLVLADPQRAKRFEGQDIKSKVVVFDHGVPSEGLAEIWEPGDTAMKMLGEIGPQDLATILYTSGSTGNPKGAYSDHLGVVSGTMNYVAQTAMILQILTARGEAPTVQPSALVAVPLFHVTGEVPLFLQSFALGRKLVLMPKWDAREALRLLDEEKITYFVGVPLMSYEMATHPERDQFDLSQCKSFAAGGAPRPPEHVTKIKEAFPDGFPLLGYGLTETNAVGCGNLNENYINKPGSTGMPSRPLVDMAILDDDGNKLAQGEVGEVCIRSVANFLGYWKNEEATAAAYTDDAYFRTGDLGYLDEDEYLFIVDRKKDIIIRGGENISCIEVEEAIYAHPAVAECSVFGVPDERLGEIPAAVYFTHEGKDLSPEELTEFLREHIAAFKVPAHLWRASDHLPRLGTQKVDKRSVKATYAESIKAA